In the Longimicrobium sp. genome, one interval contains:
- a CDS encoding SMP-30/gluconolactonase/LRE family protein — translation MMPILRTLFCAALAVAGIAACARSGGPAPAGDRDARAKFVHAIDGFYGPESAKYDPEQDVWFISNMLGYGSDHDGAGYIVRVPAATFGPVQMFVVGGRNGATLDAPKGMAIHGDTLWVADIDVLRGFDRRTGAPLATVDFRPQHATLLNDVAVGHDGRLYVTDTGIGMTPIGVTHPGGDRVFVVGPDHAVGVVAAGQTLGRPNGIAATPRGQGVTVVSFDPFRSTVYTLDLRGETAQLKVMATGKGKYDGIEPLPDGRVLVACWNDSSVHVISPGHDRQIIRGLSQPADIGVDTRRGIVAIPQSVRDRVEFWKLPPEQGD, via the coding sequence ATGATGCCCATTCTCCGTACCCTCTTCTGCGCCGCGCTGGCGGTCGCCGGCATCGCGGCGTGCGCGCGCTCGGGCGGCCCCGCGCCGGCGGGCGACCGCGACGCGCGCGCGAAGTTCGTGCACGCCATCGACGGCTTCTACGGCCCCGAGTCGGCGAAGTACGATCCCGAGCAGGACGTGTGGTTCATCAGCAACATGCTGGGGTACGGGTCCGACCACGACGGCGCGGGGTACATCGTCCGCGTTCCCGCGGCCACCTTCGGCCCCGTGCAGATGTTCGTCGTGGGCGGCAGGAACGGCGCGACGCTCGACGCGCCCAAGGGGATGGCCATCCACGGCGACACGCTGTGGGTCGCCGACATCGACGTGCTGCGCGGCTTCGACCGGCGCACCGGCGCGCCGCTGGCGACCGTCGACTTCCGCCCGCAGCACGCCACGCTGCTGAACGACGTGGCCGTGGGCCACGACGGGCGGCTGTACGTGACCGACACGGGGATCGGGATGACGCCCATCGGCGTGACGCACCCCGGCGGCGACCGCGTGTTCGTCGTCGGCCCCGACCACGCGGTCGGCGTGGTGGCCGCCGGGCAGACGCTGGGGCGCCCGAACGGCATCGCCGCCACGCCGCGCGGTCAGGGGGTGACGGTGGTCTCGTTCGACCCCTTCCGTAGCACCGTCTACACCTTGGACCTGCGCGGGGAGACGGCGCAGCTGAAGGTGATGGCCACGGGGAAGGGGAAGTACGACGGGATCGAGCCGCTGCCGGACGGGCGGGTGCTGGTCGCCTGCTGGAACGACTCGAGCGTGCACGTGATCTCGCCGGGCCACGACAGGCAGATCATCCGAGGCCTCTCGCAGCCGGCCGACATCGGCGTGGACACGCGGCGCGGCATCGTCGCCATCCCCCAGTCCGTCCGCGACCGCGTGGAGTTCTGGAAGCTGCCGCCGGAGCAGGGGGATTGA
- a CDS encoding solute carrier family 23 protein gives MPDRDDGGFLPHWKLKEEGVIGPEERLPWGQTMVIGIQHVFAMFGATVLVPILMGFDPNTAIFFSGIGTLIFFLVVGGRVPSYLGSSFAFVSVVLVSTGYRPPGPNPNIGVALGGIIAAGAVYAVIGVIVMFAGYRWVERLMPPVVTGAVVAVIGLNLAPVAIRDVGGSPFATAIGLATALAAAAVAVYAPGMLRRLPILLGGVIGYALYALLANWMGMGKAIDFTALAAAPWIGLPHFSAPVFRKDVMTLFAPVAVILVAENLGHVKAVGAMTGRSLDRWLGRAFLGDAVACMVAATGGGTGVTTYAENIGVMAVTRIYSTLIFVVASVVAIAMGFSPKFGALIGTIPVPVLGGLSIVLFGLIAATGGRIWVQNRVDFSDSRNLVVAAVTLTLGAGNLELKLGDFSIGGIGTATFGAIILYQLLGGGRPRSDPASADGAVSLPPESNPEAAISH, from the coding sequence ATGCCCGATCGCGACGACGGAGGGTTCCTGCCGCACTGGAAGCTGAAGGAGGAAGGCGTCATCGGCCCCGAGGAGCGATTGCCTTGGGGGCAGACGATGGTGATCGGCATCCAGCACGTGTTCGCCATGTTCGGCGCGACGGTGCTGGTGCCCATCCTGATGGGCTTCGACCCCAACACCGCCATCTTCTTCTCCGGCATCGGCACGCTGATCTTCTTCCTGGTGGTGGGCGGGCGGGTGCCGAGCTACCTGGGCTCCAGCTTCGCGTTCGTCTCGGTGGTGCTGGTGTCTACCGGGTACCGGCCGCCGGGGCCCAACCCCAACATCGGCGTGGCGCTGGGCGGGATCATCGCGGCGGGGGCGGTCTACGCGGTGATCGGGGTAATCGTGATGTTCGCCGGCTACCGCTGGGTGGAGCGGCTGATGCCGCCGGTGGTGACCGGCGCCGTGGTCGCGGTGATCGGGCTGAACCTGGCGCCGGTGGCCATCCGCGACGTGGGCGGCAGCCCGTTCGCCACCGCCATCGGCCTGGCGACGGCGCTGGCCGCGGCCGCGGTGGCCGTGTACGCGCCGGGGATGCTGCGGCGCCTGCCCATCCTGCTGGGCGGCGTGATCGGCTACGCCCTCTACGCGCTGCTGGCCAACTGGATGGGGATGGGAAAGGCGATCGACTTCACCGCGCTCGCCGCCGCGCCGTGGATCGGGCTGCCGCACTTCTCCGCCCCGGTGTTCCGCAAGGACGTGATGACGCTGTTCGCGCCCGTCGCCGTGATCCTCGTGGCGGAGAACCTGGGGCACGTGAAGGCGGTGGGCGCCATGACCGGGCGCAGCCTGGACCGCTGGCTGGGCCGCGCCTTCCTGGGCGACGCGGTGGCGTGCATGGTGGCGGCCACGGGCGGCGGCACCGGGGTGACGACCTACGCCGAGAACATCGGGGTGATGGCGGTGACGCGGATCTACTCGACGCTGATCTTCGTGGTGGCGTCGGTGGTGGCCATCGCGATGGGGTTCAGCCCCAAGTTCGGCGCGCTGATCGGCACCATCCCGGTCCCCGTCCTCGGCGGGCTGTCGATTGTGCTGTTCGGGCTGATCGCGGCCACGGGCGGGCGGATCTGGGTGCAGAACCGGGTGGACTTCTCCGACAGCCGCAACCTGGTGGTCGCGGCGGTGACGCTGACGCTGGGCGCGGGGAACCTGGAGCTGAAGCTGGGCGACTTCTCCATCGGCGGCATCGGCACCGCCACGTTCGGCGCCATCATCCTCTACCAGCTGCTGGGCGGCGGCCGCCCGCGCAGCGACCCGGCCTCCGCCGACGGCGCGGTCTCTCTTCCTCCCGAATCAAATCCCGAGGCGGCGATCAGCCACTGA
- a CDS encoding DUF1059 domain-containing protein yields the protein MGDARKMADCRMFPSDSGCTLTISGSEDEVMRVALRHAVEEHGHQDTPELRDQLRSMLVDERAAAVTS from the coding sequence ATGGGCGACGCGAGGAAGATGGCCGACTGCAGGATGTTCCCCAGCGACAGCGGGTGCACGCTGACGATCTCGGGGAGCGAGGACGAGGTGATGCGCGTGGCCCTGCGCCACGCCGTGGAGGAGCACGGCCACCAGGACACCCCCGAGCTGCGCGACCAGCTCCGCAGCATGCTGGTGGACGAGCGCGCCGCGGCTGTTACGTCCTGA
- a CDS encoding surface-adhesin E family protein, which yields MKFKLCSLLLALVLSTAGALHAQKPETEQRLTFPGIAWGEPYARTASVLQGMGFAPAGSRGASARAFANARGDSLYAGFDDGGGLEAMTFAAHLQASEIRGAFDARAQQLREALGEPDSASARLTYWSFPSGDQLFLAREGGRLVEFYFSAEARAKVGEMLAASESEGDEVGSDDADAWYAARILNSRWEALAVGTEMGVAFDPATASRLSDGTLDVWTRWDHAEYAENDDGSRYSYTIEHQRIDCSGGRMMTLQLVEYDGTRVVKSLTPPQARWEPTVPETMGEQVIQAICSAASGRRD from the coding sequence GTGAAGTTCAAGCTCTGTTCGCTCCTCCTCGCCCTCGTGCTCTCTACCGCCGGCGCGCTGCACGCGCAGAAGCCGGAGACGGAGCAGCGGCTCACCTTTCCCGGCATCGCCTGGGGCGAGCCGTACGCGCGCACCGCGTCGGTGCTGCAGGGGATGGGGTTCGCGCCCGCGGGCTCGCGCGGCGCCTCGGCGCGGGCGTTCGCCAACGCGCGCGGCGACTCGCTGTACGCGGGCTTCGACGACGGCGGCGGACTGGAGGCGATGACCTTCGCCGCGCACCTGCAGGCGTCGGAGATCCGCGGGGCGTTCGACGCGCGCGCGCAGCAGCTGCGCGAGGCGCTGGGCGAGCCCGACAGCGCCAGCGCGCGCCTGACGTACTGGAGCTTCCCCTCGGGCGACCAGCTGTTCCTGGCGCGCGAGGGCGGCCGGCTGGTGGAGTTCTACTTCAGCGCCGAGGCGCGGGCGAAGGTGGGGGAGATGCTCGCGGCGTCGGAGAGCGAGGGCGACGAGGTCGGGAGCGACGACGCCGATGCGTGGTACGCCGCGCGGATCCTGAACTCGCGGTGGGAGGCGCTGGCCGTGGGCACGGAGATGGGCGTGGCTTTCGATCCCGCCACCGCGTCGCGCCTTTCCGACGGCACGCTGGACGTGTGGACGCGGTGGGACCACGCCGAGTATGCCGAGAACGACGACGGCAGCCGGTACTCCTACACCATCGAGCACCAGCGCATCGACTGCAGCGGCGGGCGGATGATGACGCTGCAGCTGGTGGAGTACGACGGCACCCGCGTGGTGAAGTCGCTCACCCCGCCGCAGGCGCGCTGGGAGCCGACCGTCCCCGAGACGATGGGCGAGCAGGTGATCCAGGCGATCTGCTCCGCCGCGTCGGGGCGGCGGGACTGA
- a CDS encoding type I restriction endonuclease, translating to MDFIDMLQALATRVSKQVNMLLTEEATKNAIVMPFINALGYNVFDPAEVTPELNCDVGIKKGEKVDYAVLKDGQVVMLFECKSVGTNLDRVTPTQLFRYFTVTQARVGVLTNGVIYRFFSDLEEPNKMDTKPFLEFNLFDIQEAVVSELKKMTKPHFDQAAIVETAGELKYAREIKRVMAEQLAAPSDDWVRFFIGAVYTGRVTQAVRDQFKPIVQKAVRQFVNDQISDRLKSALERDPAEAAAQEAAAPAPAEAPAKEAEVVTTDDEREAYFIVKAILREEVDPARITPRDVKSYFGILLDDNNRKPLCRLHFNTAQKYVGFFDAGDRQEERVAIDRIDDLYRFGARLKATLRLYEPAKKEEKAEK from the coding sequence ATGGACTTCATCGACATGCTCCAGGCGCTGGCCACGCGCGTCTCCAAGCAGGTGAACATGCTTCTCACCGAGGAAGCGACCAAGAACGCCATCGTGATGCCGTTCATCAACGCGCTGGGCTACAACGTGTTCGACCCGGCCGAGGTCACGCCCGAGCTGAACTGCGACGTCGGCATCAAGAAGGGCGAGAAGGTGGACTACGCGGTGCTGAAGGACGGGCAGGTGGTGATGCTGTTCGAGTGCAAGTCGGTCGGCACCAACCTGGACCGCGTGACGCCCACGCAGCTCTTCCGCTACTTCACCGTCACGCAGGCGCGCGTGGGCGTGCTCACCAACGGCGTCATCTACCGCTTCTTCAGCGACCTGGAGGAGCCGAACAAGATGGACACCAAGCCGTTTTTGGAGTTCAACCTGTTCGACATCCAGGAAGCGGTGGTGAGCGAACTGAAGAAGATGACCAAGCCGCACTTCGACCAGGCGGCCATCGTGGAGACGGCGGGGGAGCTGAAGTACGCGCGCGAGATCAAGCGGGTGATGGCCGAGCAGCTCGCCGCGCCGTCGGACGACTGGGTGCGCTTCTTCATCGGCGCGGTGTATACGGGACGGGTGACGCAGGCGGTGCGCGACCAGTTCAAGCCCATCGTGCAGAAGGCCGTGCGCCAGTTCGTGAACGACCAGATCAGCGACCGCCTGAAGTCCGCGCTGGAGCGCGACCCGGCCGAGGCCGCCGCGCAGGAAGCCGCCGCCCCCGCGCCCGCCGAGGCGCCCGCGAAGGAGGCGGAGGTGGTGACGACGGACGACGAGCGCGAAGCCTACTTCATCGTGAAGGCCATCCTGCGCGAGGAGGTGGACCCGGCTCGCATCACCCCGCGCGACGTGAAGAGCTACTTCGGCATCCTGCTGGACGACAACAACCGCAAGCCGCTCTGCCGCCTGCACTTCAACACCGCGCAGAAGTACGTGGGCTTCTTCGACGCCGGCGACCGGCAGGAGGAGCGTGTGGCCATCGACCGCATCGACGACCTGTACCGCTTCGGCGCGCGGCTGAAGGCTACGCTGCGGCTGTACGAGCCGGCGAAGAAGGAGGAGAAGGCGGAGAAATAG
- a CDS encoding inositol monophosphatase family protein: MTDRDGLMDFAARTLRAAGELTLAHFGRAAVEYKSNQTEVTAADLAAEAHVRAAIAEAFPEDGILGEEEDDVPSRSGRRWIVDPIDGTRSFAVGVPLYSMLLALEEDGAPVLGCIHLPVTRQTLVAATGAGAWMNGERARVSECDALSDARLVTSGFEYWRDSSTDEHRAGFERLVKATRFARTWGDGYGYFLVATGRVELYCDPICGAAWDIAPMNVILAEAGGRISRFDGQPIAPMTSVLAGNPHLHEAAARMLLAGS; this comes from the coding sequence ATGACGGACCGGGACGGGTTGATGGACTTCGCCGCGCGCACGCTGCGGGCGGCGGGGGAGCTGACGCTGGCGCACTTCGGGCGCGCCGCGGTGGAGTACAAGTCCAACCAGACGGAGGTGACCGCCGCCGACCTGGCCGCCGAGGCGCACGTCCGCGCCGCCATCGCCGAGGCGTTCCCCGAGGACGGGATCCTGGGCGAGGAGGAGGACGACGTCCCGTCCAGGAGCGGCCGGCGCTGGATCGTCGACCCGATCGACGGGACGCGCTCGTTCGCGGTCGGCGTGCCGCTGTACTCCATGCTGCTGGCGCTGGAGGAAGATGGGGCGCCCGTGCTGGGCTGCATCCACCTCCCGGTGACGCGGCAGACGCTGGTCGCGGCCACCGGCGCCGGCGCGTGGATGAACGGCGAGCGCGCCCGCGTCTCGGAGTGCGACGCGCTGTCCGACGCGCGGCTGGTCACCAGCGGGTTCGAGTACTGGCGCGACAGCTCCACCGACGAGCACCGCGCCGGCTTCGAGCGGCTGGTGAAGGCCACGCGCTTCGCCCGCACCTGGGGCGACGGCTACGGCTACTTCCTGGTCGCCACCGGCCGCGTGGAGCTCTACTGCGACCCCATCTGCGGCGCCGCCTGGGACATCGCCCCGATGAACGTCATCCTCGCCGAGGCCGGCGGCCGCATCTCCCGGTTCGATGGCCAGCCCATCGCGCCGATGACTTCGGTGCTCGCCGGCAATCCCCATCTCCACGAAGCTGCCGCGCGGATGCTGCTGGCCGGCAGCTGA
- a CDS encoding dodecin, which yields MGGAYKAIEMVGTSEQSFDDATRSAVKRAGETMRNLEWLEVCEQRAYIAGGEIREFQVKVKVWFKLDDGSKES from the coding sequence ATGGGCGGCGCGTACAAGGCGATCGAGATGGTGGGCACGTCGGAGCAGAGCTTCGACGATGCGACGCGCTCGGCGGTGAAGCGAGCGGGCGAGACGATGCGCAACCTGGAGTGGCTGGAGGTCTGCGAGCAGCGCGCCTACATCGCGGGCGGCGAGATCCGCGAGTTCCAGGTGAAGGTGAAGGTCTGGTTCAAGCTCGACGACGGCTCGAAGGAGAGCTGA
- a CDS encoding DUF885 domain-containing protein translates to MDRRSFFRQGAQAALALGILPQLDRGGLLAQAIGAQSAFGRLRDRYFVKVLDLNPVTATYLGGDAYSPELRDINTRYRDWTRAALQRELAFYREIKAARDAIAPSTLTAEERIDWEVLGAQLDFILHQVGDQRYYERSVDTYVAEPFRGVDWQIQQMTDAGNGLLGTEDEWEMVAKRVASIPAYLDAARANLLAGKQRGNLPDWRMVERDGIAGSRSNADYFRTTLGEQAQKFIGSRGFGGAMLARIGQASAAAAQAWTRFAEFLQQTYGTDRTDRFAVGTQEYEWRLRNNLRETRTAAQLYDYGQQQVEVYQNRIYEVAQAISRQNNLGLPFGTRDEKNASVRAVMESLGKDAPRSDEELLQWYVDAGRRAVTYGRERQLFDIPADYRLDVYPTPPVLRSTIDAAYYSAPPFKKTGVGRFYLTPTGNDPAALRENNRSSVADTAIHEGFPGHDWHFKYMTQHANEISNIRWLTPGAVEDSSSMWEDSMAAEGWALYAEELMSEATADRPYGFYTPGEYMYELQGQLLRAVRIVVDVGLHTGRMTFDQAVDYFNANVNFFPGARAKAASDPAAKAVAEGAQRAIYRYSKWPTQAITYNLGKTAIQSLRDAYRQAKGSAYTAKDFHERLMRMGTIPATYFREYFLATANTR, encoded by the coding sequence TTGGACCGACGCTCGTTCTTCCGGCAGGGCGCGCAGGCCGCGCTCGCACTCGGCATCCTTCCGCAGCTGGACCGCGGCGGCCTGCTGGCGCAGGCCATCGGCGCGCAGAGCGCGTTCGGACGGCTGCGCGACCGCTACTTCGTGAAGGTGCTCGATCTCAACCCCGTTACCGCGACGTATCTCGGCGGCGACGCGTACTCGCCCGAGCTGCGCGACATCAACACCCGCTACCGCGACTGGACGCGGGCCGCGCTGCAGCGCGAGCTCGCCTTCTACCGCGAGATCAAGGCGGCGCGCGACGCCATCGCCCCGTCGACGCTCACGGCCGAGGAGCGCATCGACTGGGAGGTGCTGGGCGCGCAGCTGGACTTCATCCTCCACCAGGTGGGCGACCAGCGCTACTACGAGCGCTCGGTGGACACCTACGTGGCCGAGCCCTTCCGCGGCGTGGACTGGCAGATCCAGCAGATGACCGACGCCGGCAACGGGCTGCTGGGGACCGAGGATGAGTGGGAGATGGTGGCGAAGCGCGTCGCCAGCATCCCCGCGTACCTGGACGCCGCGCGCGCGAACCTGCTGGCGGGGAAGCAGCGCGGCAACCTGCCCGACTGGCGGATGGTGGAGCGCGACGGGATCGCCGGCAGCCGCTCGAACGCCGACTACTTCCGCACCACGCTGGGCGAGCAGGCGCAAAAGTTCATCGGCAGCCGCGGCTTCGGCGGGGCCATGCTGGCGCGCATCGGGCAGGCGTCGGCCGCCGCGGCCCAGGCGTGGACGCGCTTCGCGGAGTTCCTGCAGCAGACCTACGGAACCGACCGCACCGACCGCTTCGCCGTGGGCACGCAGGAGTACGAGTGGCGGCTGCGCAACAACCTGCGCGAGACGCGCACGGCGGCGCAGCTGTACGACTACGGCCAGCAGCAGGTGGAGGTCTACCAGAACCGCATCTACGAGGTGGCGCAGGCCATCTCCCGGCAGAACAACCTGGGGCTGCCGTTCGGCACGCGCGACGAGAAGAACGCCAGCGTGCGCGCGGTGATGGAGTCGCTGGGAAAGGACGCGCCGCGGAGCGACGAGGAGCTGCTGCAGTGGTACGTGGACGCCGGCCGCCGCGCCGTCACGTACGGCCGCGAGCGCCAGCTCTTCGACATCCCCGCCGACTACCGGCTGGACGTGTACCCCACGCCCCCGGTGCTGCGCAGCACCATCGACGCGGCGTACTACTCGGCGCCGCCGTTCAAGAAGACCGGCGTGGGGCGGTTCTATCTCACCCCCACGGGGAACGATCCGGCCGCGCTGCGCGAGAACAACCGCTCCTCCGTGGCCGACACGGCCATCCACGAGGGGTTCCCGGGGCACGACTGGCACTTCAAGTACATGACGCAGCACGCGAACGAGATCTCCAACATCCGCTGGCTGACGCCGGGCGCGGTGGAGGACAGCAGCTCGATGTGGGAGGACTCGATGGCGGCGGAAGGGTGGGCGCTGTACGCCGAGGAGCTGATGAGCGAGGCCACGGCGGACCGTCCGTACGGCTTCTACACGCCGGGCGAGTACATGTACGAGCTGCAGGGCCAGCTCCTGCGCGCCGTGCGCATCGTGGTGGACGTGGGGCTTCACACCGGGCGCATGACCTTCGACCAGGCGGTGGACTACTTCAACGCCAACGTGAACTTCTTCCCCGGCGCGCGCGCGAAGGCGGCGAGCGACCCGGCGGCGAAGGCGGTGGCCGAGGGCGCGCAGCGGGCCATCTACCGTTACAGCAAGTGGCCCACGCAGGCCATCACCTACAACCTGGGGAAGACGGCCATCCAGTCGCTCCGCGACGCGTACCGGCAGGCGAAGGGCAGCGCCTACACCGCCAAGGACTTCCACGAGCGGCTGATGCGGATGGGCACCATCCCCGCCACGTACTTCCGCGAGTACTTCCTGGCCACGGCGAACACACGCTGA
- a CDS encoding multicopper oxidase domain-containing protein gives MRIPVVLALAVPVLAVTGGLGAYKYMRPAAGQVRTYYIAADEVSYAPAGGAAQAGYRTAVYQEYTDASFTRVKPRPVEWKHLAFLGPLIRADVGDTIRVVFRNRVGFPANVHPDAVLHHAEMDAALSATPSSDAAGLGVDGDDAPVAPGETRVYNWPVPSQVGPGADDHGSVLWLYHSRTGQETGGDAGLIGPMLIYKRGALH, from the coding sequence ATGCGCATTCCCGTCGTCCTCGCGCTCGCGGTGCCGGTGCTCGCGGTTACCGGCGGCCTCGGCGCCTACAAGTACATGCGCCCGGCAGCGGGACAGGTGCGCACCTACTACATCGCCGCCGACGAGGTGTCGTACGCGCCGGCGGGGGGCGCGGCGCAGGCCGGGTACCGCACGGCCGTGTACCAGGAGTACACCGACGCCTCGTTCACCCGCGTGAAGCCGCGGCCGGTGGAGTGGAAGCACCTGGCCTTCCTGGGCCCGCTGATCCGCGCCGACGTGGGCGACACCATCCGCGTGGTGTTCCGCAACCGCGTGGGCTTCCCCGCCAACGTGCACCCCGACGCGGTGCTGCACCACGCGGAGATGGACGCGGCGCTCTCCGCCACGCCTTCGTCGGACGCGGCGGGGCTGGGCGTGGACGGCGACGACGCGCCGGTGGCGCCGGGCGAGACGCGCGTCTACAACTGGCCCGTGCCGTCGCAGGTGGGGCCGGGGGCGGACGACCACGGCTCGGTGCTCTGGCTCTACCACTCGCGCACCGGGCAGGAGACGGGCGGCGACGCGGGGCTCATCGGCCCGATGCTCATCTACAAGCGCGGCGCGCTGCACTGA
- a CDS encoding gamma-glutamylcyclotransferase family protein — MEIRRLFVYGSLRQGEENEMARLLHARSRYLGAGTIRARLYAISWYAGAVASADAGDVVRGDLFELDAGSAGEVMAALDAYEGSDFRLSPVDVEMPGETPLRAHAYLYAASAEGLPWIRHGDWPRSGSAAGEAGNGRGATGLAHPAEPG, encoded by the coding sequence ATGGAGATCAGGAGGCTCTTCGTCTACGGCTCGCTGCGGCAGGGCGAGGAGAACGAGATGGCGCGCCTTCTCCACGCCCGCTCGCGCTACCTGGGCGCGGGAACGATCCGCGCGCGGCTCTACGCCATCTCGTGGTACGCGGGCGCCGTGGCCAGCGCCGACGCGGGCGACGTGGTGCGCGGCGACCTGTTCGAGCTCGACGCCGGCTCCGCGGGCGAGGTGATGGCCGCGCTCGACGCGTACGAGGGGAGCGACTTCCGGCTCTCTCCCGTCGACGTCGAGATGCCGGGCGAAACTCCGCTGCGGGCGCACGCGTATCTGTACGCCGCGAGCGCGGAGGGGCTGCCGTGGATCCGCCACGGAGACTGGCCGCGCTCGGGTTCGGCGGCGGGCGAAGCGGGGAACGGACGGGGCGCGACCGGACTGGCGCACCCGGCGGAACCCGGATAA
- a CDS encoding DUF4019 domain-containing protein encodes MDETQMIGDASAAADAWLERIDAGDVEETWARTSSLFRQLVDLPKWKASFEQVTSIFGRPLSRELSDTQHRQSIPGGPDGEYVVLEYATEFERKKEAVETVVTALDTDGEWRVGGYFVR; translated from the coding sequence GTGGACGAAACACAGATGATCGGCGACGCCTCGGCGGCGGCGGACGCGTGGCTGGAGCGCATCGACGCGGGCGACGTGGAGGAAACGTGGGCGCGCACCTCGTCGCTCTTTCGCCAGCTGGTGGATCTGCCGAAGTGGAAGGCCTCGTTCGAGCAGGTGACCAGCATCTTCGGGCGCCCGCTCTCGCGCGAGCTGAGCGACACGCAGCACCGCCAGTCCATCCCCGGCGGCCCCGACGGCGAGTACGTGGTGCTGGAGTACGCGACGGAGTTCGAGCGGAAGAAGGAGGCGGTGGAGACGGTGGTCACCGCGCTGGACACCGACGGCGAGTGGCGCGTCGGCGGCTACTTCGTGCGCTGA